Proteins encoded in a region of the Anopheles ziemanni chromosome 2, idAnoZiCoDA_A2_x.2, whole genome shotgun sequence genome:
- the LOC131294295 gene encoding acidic leucine-rich nuclear phosphoprotein 32 family member A, giving the protein MEKRILLEKRGRSDDQITELILDNCRSTYIEGLTDSLTALETLSLINVGLVSLKNFPKLSNLRKLELSDNRISNGLTNLTGSPKLTHLNLSGNRIKDFDELQPLKHLQNLEVLDLFNNQVTLIENYRDKIFQLIPSLAYLDGFDKDFAEAPSDDDECVGTEEEEDSCEESDDVSLAYLYNENLEEDQEDWKSVESDYNNDVDDEFDTEDEEDDGEEDGGGAGANDGEDGPDSDGSGLEEDDEDEDGEDGEDGDEAAEAADAPAEAEAGTTAATAAAATTTTTTTTETEAAASAAAADEEDSEAKATESETRGKKRKFEGTDSDG; this is encoded by the exons ATGGAGAAACGCATCCTGTTGGAAAAACGAGGCCGCTCGGATGATCAG ATCACAGAGCTCATCCTTGACAACTGTCGGAGTACATACATCGAAGGATTGACGGACAGTTTAACCGCACTGGAAACACTCAGCCTTATCAACGTTGGGCTGGTATCGCTGAAAAATTTCCCTAAGCTATCGAACCTCCGTAAGCTCGAACTATCGGACAACAGAATATCCAATGGCCTGACCAACCTGACAGGCAGTCCGAAGCTGACGCATCTGAATTTGTCCGGAAATCGCATCAAAGATTTCGATGAACTGCAGCCATTGAAGCATCTGCAGAATCTTGAAGTGCTCGACTTGTTCAACAATCAGGTCACACTGATCGAGAACTATCGTGACAAAATTTTCCAACTGATACCATCACTGGCATATCTGGATGG GTTTGATAAAGATTTCGCAGAAGCACCTTCCGATGACGATGAATGTGTTG gcacggaggaggaggaagattcGTGCGAGGAATCGGATGACGTCTCACTGGCGTATCTGTACAATGAGAACCTCGAGGAAGATCAGGAGGACTGGAAGAGCGTGGAGAGTGATTACAACAACGACGTAGACGACGAGTTTGACACGGAGGATGAGGAAGACGATGGCGAAGAGGATGGCGGTGGTGCCGGTGCGAACGATGGTGAGGACGGACCGGATAGTGACGGTAGCGGCTTGGAAGAGGATGATGAAGACGAGGACGGCGAAGATGGAGAGGACGGCGATGAGGCGGCCGAGGCAGCAGATGCCCCGGCGGAAGCGGAGGCAGGAACAACCGCCGccacagctgcagcagcaacaacaacaacaaccaccacaacAGAGACGGAAGCTGCAGCCAGTGCCGCCGCCGCTGACGAGGAAGACTCCGAAGCGAAAG CTACTGAATCGGAAACCAGAGGAAAGAAGAGAAAGTTCGAAGGCACTGATAGCGATGGTTAA
- the LOC131281833 gene encoding uncharacterized protein LOC131281833 — MAKVSASTHQDPAILDMLEISKKRPPKLKTADRTVSVRIDNYSPGAGSGGGGGGSGGREGVGGGSSPILLDTSGLIVHHSPQVERLSPIPLPKHSPDPSKGFFRGEASPTSLKVEDPWSIARKQFRRSDTLHVYSPSMHQLRKATSFHSRTNSGGSNPDEIVAAPIIRHSSVRHTHIYPREYLVKQDSGGGASSGPGDDDDDDEELAAAASAAAAAMAAGYRSHSPNVGTNRRNCHMHRSFNDPQKRNAAFLRRDSVKFHSLGEDMPAEVVERSPREAKKFSSANASLENEIYRSRSNSRTDKKGESFSDFMQRQNSKKYPASTTSLDQALPGAGGSFRRTLIQHKAHLLSPNPPFMDDGGFKPQKSPIFDQKKSYSLRYKNGRQDARDNFKAKKSKSFIVDMEGAAMPPAPPAIISATGSPYRKDSMAFTPEEADKIYKASRKLSSSLMLDDLGRTDISPIPMDIMDINYGVIMKTYQMNRQKSLNASRKGRRKFADKKLAAGSSFDDDTESSKKRKRIVCIVMSVFLVLALLSVLAVLVTLTHTSSGSAAGSSPAQTKTQYTFARDTPIHAIPTYMVSKDSPKHYNGAN; from the coding sequence ATGGCGAAGGTGTCGGCGAGCACGCACCAGGACCCGGCCATCCTCGACATGCTGGAGATCAGCAAGAAGCGCCCGCCCAAGCTGAAGACGGCCGACCGGACGGTGTCGGTGCGCATCGACAACTACTCGCCCGGCGCCGGCagcggtggtggaggagggggCAGCGGGGGCCGCGAGGGGGTCGGTGGGGGCAGCAGCCCGATCCTGCTCGACACCAGCGGGCTGATCGTGCACCACAGCCCGCAGGTGGAGCGGCTCTCGCCGATCCCGCTGCCGAAGCACTCGCCCGACCCCTCCAAGGGGTTTTTCCGCGGCGAGGCGTCGCCGACGTCGCTGAAGGTGGAGGACCCGTGGAGCATCGCGCGCAAGCAGTTCCGCCGCTCGGACACGCTGCACGTCTACTCGCCCTCGATGCACCAGCTGCGGAAGGCGACCTCGTTCCACTCGCGCACCAACAGCGGCGGCTCGAACCCGGACGAGATCGTGGCCGCGCCGATCATCCGGCACAGCAGCGTCCGCCACACGCACATCTACCCGCGCGAGTACCTGGTGAAGCAGGATAGTGGTGGGGGCGCGAGCAGCGGTCcgggcgacgacgacgacgatgacgaggagctggcggcggcggcctcagcggcggcggcagcgatGGCGGCCGGCTACCGGAGCCACTCACCGAACGTTGGCACCAACCGGCGGAACTGCCACATGCACCGCTCGTTCAACGACCCCCAGAAGCGGAACGCGGCCTTCCTGCGGCGGGACTCGGTGAAGTTCCACTCGCTCGGCGAGGACATGCcggcggaggtggtggagCGGAGCCCGCGGGAGGCGAAGAAGTTCAGCTCGGCGAACGCGTCGCTGGAGAACGAGATCTACCGCTCGCGCAGCAACAGCCGCACGGACAAGAAGGGCGAATCGTTCTCGGACTTCATGCAGCGCCAGAACAGCAAGAAGTACCCGGCGAGCACGACCAGCCTCGACCAGGCGCTGCCGGGGGCGGGCGGTAGCTTCCGGCGGACGCTCATCCAGCACAAGGCGCACCTGCTCAGCCCCAACCCGCCGTTCATGGACGACGGCGGCTTCAAGCCGCAGAAGTCGCCCATCTTCGACCAGAAGAAGTCGTACTCgctgcggtacaagaacgggCGGCAGGACGCGCGCGACAACTTCAAggcgaaaaagtcgaaaagcTTCATCGTGGACATGGAGGGGGCGGCGATGCCGCCGGCGCCGCCGGCCATCATAAGCGCCACCGGCAGCCCGTACCGGAAGGACAGCATGGCGTTCACGCCGGAGGAGGCGGACAAGATCTACAAGGCGTCCCGCAAGCTGTCCTCCAGCCTGATGCTGGACGATCTCGGCCGGACGGACATCTCGCCCATCCCGATGGACATCATGGACATCAACTACGGCGTGATCATGAAGACGTACCAGATGAACCGCCAGAAGTCGCTGAACGCGTCGCGCAAGGGCCGGCGGAAGTTCGCCGACAAGAAGCTGGCGGCCGGCAGCAGCTTCGACGACGACACCGAGTCGTCCAAGAAGCGGAAGCGCATCGTCTGCATCGTGATGAGCGTGTTTCTCGTGCTGGCGCTGCTGAGCGTGCTGGCGGTGCTGGTCACCCTCACGCACACCAGCTCCGGCAGTGCGGCCGGCTCGTCGCCCGCCCAGACCAAGACGCAGTACACGTTCGCGCGCGACACGCCCATCCACGCCATCCCGACCTACATGGTGTCGAAGGACTCGCCCAAGCACTACAACGGCGCCAATTGA